In the genome of Phacochoerus africanus isolate WHEZ1 chromosome 10, ROS_Pafr_v1, whole genome shotgun sequence, one region contains:
- the LCORL gene encoding ligand-dependent nuclear receptor corepressor-like protein isoform X3, whose product MKKMIRQFAIEYISKSGKIQENRNGSIGPSLICKNIQMNQAENSLQEEQEGPLDLTVNRMQEQNTQQGDGVLDLSTKKTSIKSEESSICDPSSENSMAGSTVDAKSEEATKMEKGKSALSKVLESLCIHHQQQVLAMLKFLAQEQNAASLCCCNTSCTVSSESQNPLIEDDLDGLFCSCEYRLAERGCLQNERQRAGFVPLPVCIKDLHCLSCQTVTTEHIKTVVNRGTANSYNSHRCCSGLLPDIHSTKSGFQTPFSSREVCDVSISLKDVCRSRSPSPPPLSPVQTEGFEKLKDVISELSALENNRLETNINQPPSLTPAEISSDKDDHEGKMHKTKESSNSDSLLLEDSNNCTTNHEKGEATVIFQDLMDRINEKLKSIETIDMTNLIKLSSSDCNTDNDLKLRDLITSLLHNAKASDYSFMELLSQHDKKVENKIIQTRFRKRQENLFAMHNSPDSPIFRRQSLQIKRELASLDENFIRKKYTEKNSRKFLRNDELFSADKEFCHCQGPLLQNTRSLQDKNQAETSVSLDYTLQSLQLPPHNLGTNSAFDTFSESFKTTSPEKMNIRRSQEKSVAGKNFLQNHKANSKLESGQNSLKNNVSGLLNRTKRNIVPPGWYSIYVTNNYVLKKSPKAKKVSESTKKKDPVKNTQIESSHNIDLNKIALNSNLQVVVERLEDTINITKSWNNQSLSEGYKASKKLIEIGGKDQNVGRNLTLPIHRMACKEQSLSKSGVPSTSVKSSHIPTKDSNNRRLDNQKKSSVLDTGGLISSVENVPTKYKVIESSSFSSYSSPVKLMFLSEVKSSEGVKYTLTSVGTSESNTDLPSKKLLTHQVTGNRKGTNENISNANFENYSSTLNDSDTLQRELSKFNCAKETTDSSAMFIDDMNSDKPQEEPKEYSSSAIDSSFKRKPGRPKKIGPQVVKQIKRPIGRPPKPKTDQADITVCQKESFSAEKKSPESLISEVKEGVYKKSIIVTVIYGRSRRTKRHVSEGSVNRGNVMSLNNVADFTTEYNSLRNIREYKIDSGERISAISSLTTESEILGSGFEYVRPIKNKSVIPQPSKNIVRPNQKPLAIRKPGRPAKVKISGISVTVNRISPQEREVSISSCLPPLEQENTLEKNLPEEKYDHQHSVDTRHTEADEFKNGSKSMVATIPLRHSIRDRKPSLHFLHSLASSNSLIYRNALLHKSCKLHLQKGKSQKDKHKQSRIKIASKGNLGARNSRNAKKRLEDKLIPISEVSLDPIISSDPLLRWWAASTPNDSLLEELNNRFEQITNAWVHVSGDEAENCVHKKREQIENNNFKIASPLETCLLELEVSPVKMLFQKKYDLNELCTWFMQTTETQSLSLVRKANARNPLEVINTRGIKLGTKYSDFNTSPFRKHFKKFALSSPSKSAGKLHILHKMVSSPLLNVKSNLTLTRLKRTEFKRLQHERWRREGKLHSHGTGDWMSKRRNLRFFCQNQFLNKTKGEANADIQLQGKKTVDNQFILPPEIRDDFLQQKVAISDFKTHASVETKFKSEAKENGKNCSQKDFEKGPRLGNVCPNNWRSKTLKDCRIFLRKINYLEHRNTFKLNTIIYSPEPVDSESNPQTHIEESKRFTLRSHSPRQNSFKKQSKEIENAKANSPSSDKFPGQLDNSKLNKCVNYDKNPPDNSEVLSKLNKRKRPPWKTTELSTKRHKRQSCNSGQMANYYSKSQLASRPALSL is encoded by the exons ttcaacTGTTGATGCAAAATCAGAGGAAGCtactaaaatggaaaaaggaaaatcagcaTTAAGCAAAGTTTTGGAATCTTTGTGCATACATCATCAGCAACAAGTTTTGGCTATGTTGAAATTTCTAGCCCAAGAGCAGAATGCTGCTTCTCTTTGCTGTTGTAATACATCATGTACTGTGTCTTCAGAATCTCAAAATCCCCTAATTGAAGATGATTTAGATGGTCTATTCTGTAGTTGTGAATATAGGCTGGCAGAAAGAGGGTGtttacaaaatgaaagacaaagagctGGTTTTGTGCCTCTGCCAGTCTGTATTAAAGATTTACATTGTTTATCTTGCCAAACTGTAACTACTGAACACATTAAGACAGTAGTGAATAGAGGAACTGCAAACAGTTATAACTCTCACAGGTGCTGTTCTGGATTGTTACCAGACATTCATTCCACAAAATCAGGCTTTCAGACTCCTTTTTCATCAAGGGAAGTATGCGATGTATCAATAAGTCTTAAAGATGTTTGTAGATCTCGAagtccctcccccccaccattGTCACCTGTACAGACTGAAGGATTTGAAAAATTGAAAGATGTCATCTCAGAGCTTTCAGCCTTAGAAAATAACAGACTTGAAACAAACATTAACCAGCCTCCATCTCTCACTCCAGCAGAAATAAGCAGTGACAAAGATGATCATGAAGGTAAAATGCATAAAACTAAAGAATCCAGTAACTCTGATTCTTTGCTCTTGGAAGACAGCAATAATTGTACTACAAATCATGAAAAAGGTGAAGCTACTGTAATTTTTCAAGATTTAATGGATCgtattaatgaaaaattaaaatcaatagaAACGATAGATATGACTAACCTTATAAAATTATCTAGCAGTGATTGTAATACAGATAATGATTTAAAATTGAGAGATTTAATAACCTCTCTCTTGCATAATGCAAAAGCCAGTGATTACAGTTTTATGGAATTACTGAGTCAGCatgataaaaaggtagaaaataaaataatccagacAAGATTTCGAAAGCGTCAAGAAAACTTGTTTGCAATGCACAACTCTCCTGATTCACCCATATTTAGAAGGCAATCTTTACAGATAAAAAGAGAGCTTGCTAGTCTTGATGAgaactttataagaaaaaaatacactgaaaaaaattcaaggaaatttttgcGCAATGATGAATTATTTTCAGCAGACAAAGAATTCTGCCATTGCCAAGGGCCTTTGTTACAAAATACTAGAAGCCTTCAAGATAAAAATCAAGCAGAAACATCGGTTTCACTAGATTATACGTTACAGTCATTGCAACTACCTCCTCATAATTTAGGAACTAACTCGGCTTTTGATACATTTTCAGAAAGCTTTAAAACAACTTCCCCTGAGAAAATGAACATAAGAAGATCACAGGAGAAATCTGTGGCTGGAAAAAATTTTTTGCAAAATCATAAAGCAAATTCAAAATTAGAGAGTGGTCaaaactctttgaaaaataatgtctCTGGACTTTTGAATAGAACTAAACGAAATATTGTACCTCCAGGGTGGTATTCTATCTATGTaacaaataattatgttttaaaaaaatcccctaaGGCCAAAAAAGTTTctgaatctacaaaaaaaaaagatccagtaaAAAATACTCAGATTGAAAGCTCACACAATATAGATCTAAACAAAATTGCACTGAATTCTAATTTACAAGTTGTTGTGGAACGTTTGGAAGATACAATAAATATAACAAAGTCTTGGAATAATCAGTCACTATCAGAAGGATATAAAGCATCCAAGAAATTGATCGAAATTGGTGGTAAAGATCAAAATGTTGGTAGAAATCTGACTCTTCCTATACATAGAATGGCATGCAAAGAGCAGAGTTTATCAAAATCTGGAGTACCATCCACCAGTGTTAAAAGCAGCCATATACCTACAAAAGATTCGAATAACAGGAGACTTGATAACCAGAAAAAATCATCTGTTTTAGATACAGGTGGCTTGATTTCCAGTGTTGAAAATGTACCAACAAAATATAAAGTCATTGAAAGCTCTTCTTTTTCCAGCTATTCTAGTCCTGTTAAACTCATGTTTTTATCTGAGGTTAAAAGCAGTGAAGGAGTCAAATATACTTTAACTTCAGTCGGTACTTCGGAATCAAATACTGATCTTCCATCTAAAAAACTACTAACCCATCAAGTAACTGGAAACAGAAAGGGAACAAATGAGAATATCTCAAATGCTAACTTTGAAAATTATAGTTCTACTCTTAATGACAGTGACACTCTTCAAAGAGAACTAAGCAAATTTAATTGTGCGAAAGAAACTACAGACTCCTCTGCAATGTTTATAGATGATATGAATAGTGATAAACCACAAGAGGAACCTAAGGAATATTCAAGCAGTGCTATTgattcatcttttaaaagaaaaccagggAGACCTAAAAAAATAGGTCCCCAGGTTGTGAAGCAGATTAAGCGACCAATTGGAAGACCACCAAAACCTAAAACTGACCAAGCAGACATTACCGTTTGCCAGAAAGAGTCTTTTagtgctgaaaagaaaagcccagagtCTCTCATATCAGAAGTAAAAGAAGGTGTATATAAAAAGAGTATTATAGTAACTGTTATTTATGGAAGGTCAAGAAGAACTAAAAGGCATGTTTCTGAAGGAAGTGTAAACAGAGGCAATGTAATGTCTTTAAACAATGTTGCTGATTTTACAACAGAATATAACAGTCTCAGAAATATTAGAGAATATAAAATCGACTCGGGTGAAAGAATAAGTGCTATTTCAAGTTTGACTACTGAAAGTGAGATCTTGGGGTCTGGCTTTGAATATGTTAGACCTATCAAGAACAAGTCTGTGATACCTCAACCTTCCAAGAACATTGTTCGACCAAATCAGAAGCCTTTGGCAATTCGGAAACCTGGTAGACCTGCAAAAGTGAAAATCTCTGGCATATCTGTGACTGTTAATAGAATTTCACCTCAGGAGAGAGAAGTAAGTATTAGCAGCTGCTTACCTCCTTTAGAACAAGagaatacattagaaaaaaatctgccaGAAGAAAAATATGATCACCAACACTCCGTGGATACAAGGCACACTGAAGCTGACGAATTTAAGAATGGATCAAAAAGTATGGTTGCTACTATACCTTTGAGACATTCTATTAGGGATAGAAAACCATCTCTGCATTTCCTACATTCATTAGCATCTTCTAATTCACTTATTTATAGAAATGCTCTGCTCCATAAATCATGTAAACTCCATTTGCAGAAAGGTAAAAGTCAGAAGGACAAACATAAGCAGTCAAGGATTAAAATAGCTTCCAAAGGTAACCTAGGAGCTAGAAATTCAAGGAATGCAAAAAAGCGTTTGGAAGATAAATTAATACCCATTTCCGAAGTATCCTTGGACCCTATAATCTCATCAGATCCTTTGCTTAGGTGGTGGGCTGCTTCTACTCCAAATGATTCCTTATTAGAGGAATTAAACAATAGATttgaacaaataacaaatgcttgggTGCATGTAAGTGGAGATGAGGCTGAGAATTGTGttcataaaaaaagagaacagattgAAAATAATAACTTCAAAATAGCAAGCCCTTTGGAAACCTGTCTTTTAGAACTTGAAGTTTCACCTGTAAAAATGCTTTTTCAGAAAAAGTATGATTTGAATGAACTCTGTACCTGGTTTATGCAAACAACAGAAACACAGTCTCTTTCACTAGTTAGAAAAGCAAATGCTCGAAACCCTTTGGAAGTAATAAACACCAGAGGAATTAAATTAGGGAccaaatattctgattttaataCCAGTCCCTTCAGAAAGCACTTTAAAAAGTTTGCACTATCTTCTCCTTCAAAATCAGCAGGGAAGTTGCATATACTGCATAAAATGGTTAGCTCTCCACTCTTAAATGTGAAAAGTAATTTAACACTAACTAGATTAAAAAGAACTGAGTTTAAAAGGTTGCAGCATGAGAGgtggagaagagagggaaagctGCACAGCCATGGAACAGGTGATTGGATGTCTAAAAGGAGGAACTTAAGGTTTTTTTGCCAGaaccaatttttaaataagactAAGGGGGAAGCAAATGCTGACATCCaactccaaggaaaaaaaacagtagaTAATCAGTTTATTTTGCCACCTGAGATCAGGGATGACTTTTTGCAACAGAAGGTGGCAATCTCTGACTTCAAAACGCATGCTAGTGTAGAGACTaaatttaagtcagaagcaaaggaGAATGGAAAGAATTGCAgccaaaaagattttgaaaagggACCAAGACTAGGAAATGTATGTCCAAATAATTGGAGGTCGAAAACCTTAAAAGATTGTAGAATATTTTTGAGGAAGATCAACTATCTTGAACACAGAAATACTTTTAAGCTAAATACAATTATTTACTCTCCTGAACCTGTTGACAGTGAAAGTAATCCTCAGACACACATAGAAGAGTCAAAGCGCTTTACCTTAAGATCCCATTCTCCTAggcaaaattcttttaaaaagcagtctaaagaaatagaaaatgctaAAGCCAATAGTCCTTCAAGTGATAAATTTCCCGGCCAACTTGACaatagtaaattaaataaatgtgttaaCTATGACAAGAATCCTCCTGATAATTCTGAAGTTCTTAGCAaattgaacaaaagaaaaagaccaccGTGGAAGACCACAGAATTGTCAACAAAAAGACATAAACGACAATCTTGCAACAGTGGACAAATGGCAAACTATTATTCAAAATCCCAACTAG CCTCCAGACCTGCTTTGTCTCTCTGA